Within the Luteimonas sp. JM171 genome, the region AAAGAAAAACCCCCGCCGAGGCGGGGGTCTTCCTTGTTCTAGTGGCGGAGCGGACGGGACTCGAACCCGCGACCTCCGGCGTGACAGGCCAGCATTCTAACCAACTGAACTACCGCTCCGCACTGAAACCTTGACTCTTTGGCGTGGTGGGTGCTGAGGGTTTCGAACCCCCGACCCTCGCCTTGTAAGGGCGACGCTCTACCGCTGAGCTAAGCACCCGTACCGAGCCGTTTAGTTTACAGCGTCTTTCAGCGCTTTGCCAGCCTTGAACGCAGGATTCTTTGCAGCCGGGATCTGGATCTCTTCACCGGTGCGCGGATTGCGGCCGGTACGGGCTGCACGCTCACGGACTTCGAAGGTGCCGAAGCCGGCGATGGCCACGCTCTCGCCGCGGCCCAGCGAGCCGCTGATGGTGTCGAACACGGCATCCACGGCGCTGGTCGCGTCGGCGCGGGTCAGGCCAGCCTTGCTGGCCACGGCTTCGATGATGTCACTCTTCTTCGTCATGTTCCTGGTATCTCCTGTGCGACGCCGTCGCGATTAGATGTCGGACGGGCTGCGTCCGACTTGGAGCGGCGCGCCGGGAGGGCGCCGCGAATGGGCAACGTTATACCAGCGCGCGCTGCCGGGACGCAACCGAAAAGCGCATAACCGCGCCACTTTTCAGCTGCCTGCCACGACGGCGGCCCGTTCGTCAATGCTTGTTGACGGCGGCGCGCTCGCCGGATTTGCCCGCTTTTGGAATCACCTCGTCGACATCCGCGCCGGTGCGCTCGGGAAGCGGTCGCTCCAGCGCCACGTCCAGCACCTCCTCGATCCACTTGACCGGAATGATCTCAAGCTTGTCGGTGACGTTCTTGGGGATTTCCGCCAAGTCCTTGCGGTTGTCCTCGGGAATGATGACGGTGCGGATGCCACCGCGCAGGGCCGCCAGCAGCTTCTCCTTGAGCCCGCCGATCTCGGTGACCTTGCCGCGCAGGGTGATCTCGCCCGTCATTGCAACGTCAGCACGCACCGGGATGCGGGTCAGCATCGAGACCAGCGCCGTGGTCATCGCGATGCCTGCGCTCGGGCCGTCCTTGGGGGTCGCGCCGTCCGGCACGTGCACGTGGATATCGCGCTTCTGCAGCCAGTCCATGTCCAGCCCCACCCGGGCGCCGCGGGCGCGCACGATCGAGTGCGCGGCCGAGGCCGACTCCTTCATCACGTCGCCCAGCTGGCCGGTGAGGATGAGGTTGCCCTTGCCCGGCATGTGGGTCGCCTCGATCTGCAGCAGGTCTCCGCCGACTTCGGTCCACGCCAGGCCGGTGACCATGCCGATCTCGTTGTCCTGCTCGGCGCGCCCGAAGTCGAAGCGGCGCACCCCCAGGTACTTGTCGAGGTTGCGGGAGGTGATGCTGATGGCCTTGGCGCTGGTCGCCTTGGCGGATTTGGCGGCCTTCGCCGTCTTCTTCGTGGCCTTGCCCTTTTTCGCCGGGGCCGGACCCGACAGCGCGATCTCCTTCACCACCTTGCGGCAGATCTTGGCGATCTCGCGCTCCAGGTTGCGGACCCCGGATTCGCGGGTGTAGTAGCGCACGATGTCGCGGATCGCGCCCTCGGCAATCTTGAGCTCATCGTCCTTCAGTCCGTTCGCCTTGAGCTGCTTGGGCACCAGGTAGCGGGTGGCGATGTTGATCTTCTCGTCCTCGGTGTAGCCGGGGATGCGGATGACCTCCATGCGGTCCAGCAGCGGACCGGGGATGTTGAGCGAGTTGGCCGTGGCCACGAACATCACCTCGCTCAGGTCCAGGTCGACCTCGAGGTAATGGTCGTTGAAGGCATCGTTCTGCTCGGGATCGAGCACTTCCAGCAGTGCCGACGACGGGTCGCCGCGGAAGTCCATCGACATCTTGTCGATCTCGTCGAGGACGAACAGCGGGTTCCTGGTGCCGGCCTTGGTCAGGTTCTGCACGATGCGCCCCGGCATCGAGCCCACGTAGGTGCGCCGGTGGCCGCGGATCTCGGCCTCGTCGCGCACGCCGCCCAGCGACATGCGCACGAACTTGCGATTGGTGGCCTTGGCGATCGACTGCCCGAGCGAGGTCTTGCCCACGCCCGGCGGGCCCACCAGGCACAGGATCGCGCCCTTCATGTTGCGCACGCGGCTCTGCACCGCCAGGTATTCCAGGATCCGCTCCTTGACCTTCTCCAGCCCGTAGTGGTCGGCGTCAAGCACTTCCTGGGCCACGCTGAGGTCGCGGCGCACCCGGCTGCGCTTCTTCCACGGAACCCCAAGCAGCCACTCCAGGTAGTTGCGCACCACGGCGGCCTCGGCCGACATGGGCGACATCTGCTTGAGCTTGTTGAATTCGCTCTTGGCCTTGGCCTCGACCTCCTTCGGCATCCCGGCCTCGGCGATCTTGCGCGCGATCTCCTCCATGTCGTTGGGCGCATCGTCCATCTCGCCCAGTTCCTTCTGGATCGCCTTCATCTGCTCGTTGAGGTAGTACTCGCGCTGGCTCTTCTCCATCTGCGACTTGACGCGGCCGCGGATGCGCTTTTCCATCTGCTGCACGTCGATCTCGCCGTCGACCAGGCCAACCAGCGTTTCCAGGCGATCGCCAATCTCGGCGGTCTCGAGCAGCTTCTGCTTGTCCGACAGGCGCACACCAAGGTGCGCTGCAATGGTGTCTGCCAGCCGCCCTGGCTCGTCGATGCCGGCCAGCGTCTGCAGCAGCTCGGGTGGCAGCTTGCGGCTGGTCTTCACGTACTGCTCGAACAGGCTCATCAGCGAGCGCGCGACGGCCTCGACCTCACGCTCCTCGCGCCCTTCCACGGGCGCCAACACGGTGCCCTGGCCCATCAGCGTGCCATCACGCTCGACGATGCCCGACACCTGGGCCCGCTCGACCCCCTCCACCAGCACCTTGATGGTGCCGTCGGGAAGCTTGAGCAGCTGCAGGATCTGGGCGAGCGTACCGGTCGCGTAGAGGTCACCGGCGGCCGGATCATCGGTCTCGGCCGACTTCTGGGCCACCAGCAGGATGCGCTTGTCGCCCTCCATCGCCAGGTCCAGCGCGCGGATTGACTTGTCGCGGCCGACGAACAGCGGGATCACCATGTGCGGGAACACGACGACGTCGCGCAGCGGCAGCACCGGCAAATCGAGGATCGGGGTGGATTCAGCAGTCATCAGGGCTCCGGGAACTCGGGTTCAGGGCCGGCAAACCGGCATGCCCCCTGTTATGGGGCTGCCCGGAGGGGGATGCAAGCGGGCGGGCGCCAGCAGATCGCGGCCCCGGGCCGGTATCCAAGTTGAATCAATAAGTTGGGAGCAGC harbors:
- a CDS encoding HU family DNA-binding protein — translated: MTKKSDIIEAVASKAGLTRADATSAVDAVFDTISGSLGRGESVAIAGFGTFEVRERAARTGRNPRTGEEIQIPAAKNPAFKAGKALKDAVN
- the lon gene encoding endopeptidase La translates to MTAESTPILDLPVLPLRDVVVFPHMVIPLFVGRDKSIRALDLAMEGDKRILLVAQKSAETDDPAAGDLYATGTLAQILQLLKLPDGTIKVLVEGVERAQVSGIVERDGTLMGQGTVLAPVEGREEREVEAVARSLMSLFEQYVKTSRKLPPELLQTLAGIDEPGRLADTIAAHLGVRLSDKQKLLETAEIGDRLETLVGLVDGEIDVQQMEKRIRGRVKSQMEKSQREYYLNEQMKAIQKELGEMDDAPNDMEEIARKIAEAGMPKEVEAKAKSEFNKLKQMSPMSAEAAVVRNYLEWLLGVPWKKRSRVRRDLSVAQEVLDADHYGLEKVKERILEYLAVQSRVRNMKGAILCLVGPPGVGKTSLGQSIAKATNRKFVRMSLGGVRDEAEIRGHRRTYVGSMPGRIVQNLTKAGTRNPLFVLDEIDKMSMDFRGDPSSALLEVLDPEQNDAFNDHYLEVDLDLSEVMFVATANSLNIPGPLLDRMEVIRIPGYTEDEKINIATRYLVPKQLKANGLKDDELKIAEGAIRDIVRYYTRESGVRNLEREIAKICRKVVKEIALSGPAPAKKGKATKKTAKAAKSAKATSAKAISITSRNLDKYLGVRRFDFGRAEQDNEIGMVTGLAWTEVGGDLLQIEATHMPGKGNLILTGQLGDVMKESASAAHSIVRARGARVGLDMDWLQKRDIHVHVPDGATPKDGPSAGIAMTTALVSMLTRIPVRADVAMTGEITLRGKVTEIGGLKEKLLAALRGGIRTVIIPEDNRKDLAEIPKNVTDKLEIIPVKWIEEVLDVALERPLPERTGADVDEVIPKAGKSGERAAVNKH